One genomic segment of Paenibacillus durus includes these proteins:
- a CDS encoding alpha-glycosidase yields the protein MLLEALYHVPRDKWAYAYDKESVHLLMRTKRDDADAVYVMTGDKYAWDQTFEEIAMEKAASDELFDYWEACARPKYKRLSYLFRIESGGETAYMSSKGIMHEIPQPPGNNFDFPYIHEVDLFKVPEWAKEAVFYQIMPERFANGDTANDPEGTEAWGGEPKYDNFFGGDIQGVIDHLSYLLDLGVNAIYFTPLFVSPSNHKYDIIDYKRVDPQFGDNEQLKTLVDLCHEKGIRVMLDAVFNHCSKQFPPFQDVMEKGEHSKYADWFHINSFPVEVVDGIPTYDTFGFYEAMPKFNTANPEVKSYLLDVAEYWIKEVKLDGWRLDVADEIDHHFWHDFRKVVKKANRDAYIVGEVWSDSLAWLLGDQFDSVMNYPFSGTVLEFFNGGMDSYTFSNKIGGLLMRYPKQANEVIFNLLCSHDTPRLLNVLGEDKRKMKLAVAFLFTFIGTPCIYYGDEIGLSGEGDPGCRKCMEWDPDRQDHELLDFYKIMISLRKENPALRGGSYRILGACKDDPCIIYERVDSDTHFTIWMNNSPEPRSLSHTIETDDWTDALSGDAVRPDEGIMHISLEPYGFRILSRRVEQKMPPFVHNASGRVSTEHSPVHR from the coding sequence ATGCTGCTGGAAGCTTTGTATCACGTTCCACGCGATAAATGGGCATATGCCTATGACAAGGAATCCGTGCATCTGCTGATGCGGACCAAACGGGATGACGCTGATGCGGTATATGTCATGACCGGTGACAAATATGCTTGGGATCAGACTTTCGAGGAAATTGCGATGGAAAAAGCCGCTTCCGACGAACTATTCGATTATTGGGAAGCCTGTGCGCGGCCTAAATATAAACGGTTGTCCTATCTTTTTCGAATCGAATCAGGCGGTGAAACGGCTTATATGTCCAGCAAAGGGATTATGCATGAGATACCGCAGCCTCCGGGTAACAATTTCGACTTCCCGTATATCCATGAAGTTGATTTGTTCAAGGTTCCGGAGTGGGCTAAAGAAGCGGTCTTCTACCAAATTATGCCGGAACGTTTCGCCAACGGAGACACGGCCAATGACCCGGAGGGAACTGAAGCCTGGGGCGGTGAACCGAAGTACGACAACTTTTTCGGGGGCGATATCCAGGGGGTAATCGATCATCTCAGCTACCTGCTTGATCTCGGCGTAAATGCGATTTATTTCACGCCGCTGTTCGTGTCCCCGTCCAATCATAAATACGACATCATTGATTATAAACGGGTGGATCCGCAATTTGGCGATAATGAGCAGCTGAAGACTTTGGTCGATCTCTGCCATGAGAAAGGCATCCGCGTCATGCTCGATGCGGTGTTCAACCACTGCAGCAAACAATTTCCGCCCTTTCAGGATGTTATGGAGAAAGGCGAACACTCCAAATATGCTGATTGGTTCCATATCAATTCCTTCCCCGTAGAAGTCGTGGACGGTATACCGACTTACGATACCTTCGGATTTTATGAGGCAATGCCCAAATTCAATACGGCCAATCCGGAAGTCAAGTCCTATTTGCTGGACGTGGCGGAATACTGGATCAAGGAAGTCAAGCTGGACGGCTGGCGCCTCGACGTGGCCGACGAGATCGATCACCACTTCTGGCATGATTTCCGCAAGGTTGTGAAAAAAGCCAATCGGGACGCTTATATCGTAGGCGAGGTATGGAGCGATTCGCTAGCTTGGCTGCTCGGAGACCAGTTCGATTCCGTCATGAACTATCCGTTCTCCGGAACCGTTCTGGAATTCTTTAACGGCGGAATGGACAGCTACACCTTCTCAAATAAAATAGGCGGTCTGCTCATGCGCTACCCCAAGCAGGCCAATGAAGTCATCTTTAACCTTCTGTGCAGTCACGACACCCCGCGTCTGCTTAACGTTCTCGGGGAAGACAAGCGGAAAATGAAGCTCGCGGTCGCCTTCCTATTCACCTTCATTGGTACGCCATGTATATACTACGGTGACGAAATTGGGCTGTCCGGCGAAGGCGATCCCGGCTGTCGTAAATGTATGGAATGGGACCCAGACAGACAGGATCATGAGCTTCTTGATTTCTATAAAATAATGATTTCACTTCGCAAGGAGAATCCTGCGCTGCGAGGCGGAAGTTACCGGATTCTGGGCGCCTGCAAGGATGATCCCTGCATCATTTATGAACGTGTGGACAGCGATACCCATTTTACAATCTGGATGAACAATTCACCCGAACCCCGCAGCTTAAGCCACACGATTGAGACCGACGATTGGACCGATGCGCTCTCTGGCGACGCGGTAAGACCCGATGAAGGTATCATGCACATCTCTCTCGAACCGTATGGATTCCGCATTTTATCCCGCCGTGTAGAGCAGAAGATGCCCCCTTTCGTTCATAACGCGTCCGGCCGAGTATCAACAGAGCACTCTCCCGTACACCGATAA